A single window of Flavobacterium aestivum DNA harbors:
- a CDS encoding SusE domain-containing protein, with amino-acid sequence MKNLNKILIAFISVIAISCSGDDVENRPVIVKGTEPVLLSPKSDFNIILSKENENDLATTVVWEPATYVGDATVITYTIEIAKKGTNFATPFAAATSTSTYKNLTVAELNSALINAGFPAKVESEIDIRVKSTIGGVGSTPQISNSYTIKATPYHVPLATSHWLVGDATPGGWTWAGDAETEFPLIIGRTDAYKVAVVLNSGKAFRVFLGNNFTADGNWDASHNYTYYASNGFVIPADLVDALDGDHNFKYTGPTKERVLTIDYASKKITLE; translated from the coding sequence ATGAAAAATCTAAATAAAATTTTAATCGCTTTTATAAGCGTAATAGCTATATCTTGCTCAGGTGATGATGTTGAGAATAGACCAGTAATTGTAAAAGGAACGGAACCTGTCCTACTTTCTCCTAAATCTGATTTTAATATCATATTATCAAAAGAGAATGAAAATGATTTGGCAACAACAGTTGTTTGGGAGCCAGCAACGTATGTAGGTGATGCAACGGTAATAACCTATACTATAGAAATTGCAAAAAAAGGGACAAACTTTGCTACTCCTTTTGCAGCAGCTACTTCAACAAGTACTTATAAAAACCTGACAGTGGCAGAACTTAATTCTGCTTTAATTAATGCAGGTTTTCCGGCTAAAGTGGAGTCTGAAATAGATATTCGTGTGAAGTCAACTATTGGGGGCGTTGGCTCAACTCCACAAATTTCTAACTCGTATACTATCAAAGCAACTCCTTACCATGTGCCATTGGCAACTTCTCATTGGTTAGTTGGTGATGCTACACCAGGAGGTTGGACATGGGCTGGTGATGCTGAAACAGAATTTCCTTTGATTATAGGAAGAACGGATGCTTATAAAGTTGCAGTTGTATTAAACAGCGGAAAAGCTTTTAGAGTATTTCTAGGGAATAACTTTACAGCTGATGGAAACTGGGATGCTTCTCATAATTACACTTATTATGCTTCTAATGGTTTTGTAATACCAGCTGACTTAGTAGACGCATTAGATGGGGATCATAATTTTAAATACACAGGTCCTACTAAAGAAAGAGTTTTGACTATTGACTATGCTTCTAAAAAGATTACATTAGAATAA
- a CDS encoding alpha-amylase family glycosyl hydrolase: protein MKKLTLLLLFFMSLGSIAQQVTISPSAFNVTDQITITVSFASSTCNTMGSSPTKVYMHSGIGDDANAFGYAVIGNWGADDAVGLMTKNGDGTWSKTITPSTYFGLNSSQQITATKLGMVFRNSSGSQTLKLAPGCNDFIFNVGTFQVTMTSPVQNSTTIINSGGSLSISASNTNGVASYNLKSNGISINTNSSTSSYSYNHTNITANQNYELEVTQGVTTVTKKFSVAINPGTISGVIPAGLLDGINYDATDATKATLVLDAPLKDFVYVAGSFNDWQPSAVYAMKKDPVTGKFWLELTGLVSGTNYTYQYWVGESTPLLNSPALVKTADPYSTLVLSPFDDPSIPATTYPNMPVYPIGQEREVTVLQTGQTPYPWSAATTNFVKPEKDKLVVYEVLVRDFDANRNYQNLIDRIDYFKNLKINAIELMPVMEFEGNESWGYNTSFHMALDKFYGPSTKLKELIDLCHQNGIAVILDVALNHAFGRNPMVRMWMNDPENDGWGSPSSENPYFNTVAKHSYSVGEDFNHSAALTKNYVKRVIKQWIEEYKIDGFRWDLTKGFTQNCTAGDDACTNAYQQDRVDILKEYADYSWSLDPTHYTIFEHLGTNNEEQQWANYRIGETPSKGVMMWGNMNANYNELSMGYTANISGMTSQSHGFAANRLIGYAESHDEERLMYKNLQFGNSANPAHNVKNINVALSRMPAIGAVSLLVPGPKMIWHFGELGWESSIYTCNNGTVNDNSSAIAGDCKLDTKPQPQWVNNWLNDNLRNKIYYDWARMIALKKTEAVFLGTATMINASSLTPNIKITNSALADTELKNVLIIANFDVIAKDVATGFQNTGTWYNLMNNASYNVIDANATINLQPGEYRIYGNKASVLGTTDFEVLNDIYIYPNPASTYFTLNTNTSKVQIFSITGQLVKSFDKNQTIDHHYGIGDLNDGMYFIRVYNDKNQVKVMKFIKK, encoded by the coding sequence GTGAAAAAACTTACACTTTTATTATTGTTCTTTATGTCATTAGGGAGTATTGCTCAGCAAGTAACAATTTCTCCTTCGGCATTTAATGTTACTGATCAAATAACGATAACGGTTTCATTTGCATCTTCTACTTGCAACACAATGGGATCGTCTCCAACAAAAGTTTATATGCATTCAGGGATTGGTGATGATGCAAATGCATTCGGGTATGCTGTAATAGGAAATTGGGGCGCAGATGATGCAGTGGGGTTAATGACAAAAAATGGAGATGGCACCTGGAGTAAAACGATTACACCAAGTACTTATTTCGGCTTAAATTCTTCGCAACAAATCACAGCTACCAAACTAGGAATGGTATTCCGTAATTCATCGGGTTCACAAACATTGAAGTTAGCTCCTGGTTGTAATGACTTTATTTTTAATGTTGGTACTTTTCAAGTAACAATGACTTCGCCAGTCCAAAACAGTACTACCATTATCAATTCAGGAGGTAGTCTTTCGATATCGGCAAGCAATACCAACGGGGTGGCCAGTTATAATTTAAAATCAAACGGAATTAGCATCAATACTAATTCTAGTACTTCGAGCTATAGTTATAATCATACCAACATTACGGCCAATCAAAACTATGAACTAGAGGTAACGCAAGGAGTGACTACAGTTACTAAAAAGTTTTCGGTAGCTATAAATCCGGGAACAATTTCGGGAGTAATACCAGCAGGATTATTGGATGGAATAAATTATGATGCTACAGATGCGACCAAAGCAACTTTGGTGCTTGATGCTCCTCTAAAGGATTTTGTATATGTTGCAGGAAGTTTTAATGACTGGCAGCCGAGTGCTGTGTATGCTATGAAAAAAGATCCTGTTACTGGTAAGTTTTGGTTAGAATTAACCGGATTGGTTTCGGGGACAAATTATACTTATCAATACTGGGTGGGAGAGTCAACACCTCTCTTAAATTCTCCTGCATTAGTAAAAACAGCCGATCCATATTCAACATTAGTATTGTCTCCATTTGACGACCCAAGTATTCCGGCAACCACATATCCTAATATGCCAGTTTATCCCATAGGTCAGGAAAGGGAAGTTACAGTTTTGCAAACGGGCCAAACACCATATCCTTGGAGTGCAGCAACTACTAATTTTGTAAAACCCGAAAAAGATAAGTTAGTGGTTTATGAAGTATTGGTTAGGGATTTTGACGCCAATAGAAATTATCAAAACTTAATTGACAGAATAGACTATTTCAAAAATCTAAAAATAAATGCGATTGAGTTAATGCCTGTAATGGAATTTGAAGGCAATGAAAGTTGGGGGTATAATACTTCCTTTCACATGGCTTTAGATAAATTTTATGGACCATCTACCAAACTAAAAGAGTTAATCGATTTGTGCCATCAAAATGGTATTGCCGTTATTCTAGACGTAGCTTTGAATCATGCTTTCGGAAGAAATCCGATGGTTCGCATGTGGATGAATGATCCAGAGAATGACGGTTGGGGATCACCTAGCTCGGAGAATCCATATTTCAATACAGTAGCCAAGCACAGTTATAGCGTAGGAGAGGATTTTAATCATTCCGCAGCGTTGACCAAAAACTATGTGAAAAGAGTTATTAAACAATGGATTGAAGAATATAAAATTGACGGATTCCGTTGGGATTTAACCAAAGGATTTACGCAAAATTGCACAGCAGGAGATGATGCATGTACAAATGCTTACCAACAAGACAGAGTTGATATATTAAAAGAATATGCTGATTACTCATGGTCTTTAGATCCCACACATTATACTATTTTCGAACATTTGGGAACCAATAATGAAGAACAGCAATGGGCTAATTATAGAATTGGAGAAACACCAAGTAAAGGAGTTATGATGTGGGGGAATATGAATGCTAATTATAATGAATTGTCGATGGGTTATACCGCCAATATTTCAGGAATGACAAGCCAAAGTCATGGTTTTGCAGCCAACAGATTAATAGGATATGCAGAAAGTCATGACGAAGAACGTTTGATGTATAAAAATCTCCAGTTTGGTAACAGTGCAAATCCCGCTCATAATGTAAAAAACATAAATGTCGCCTTGTCTAGGATGCCAGCAATTGGAGCAGTTTCATTGTTAGTTCCAGGGCCAAAAATGATCTGGCATTTTGGAGAGTTAGGATGGGAGTCATCGATCTATACCTGTAATAATGGTACTGTAAATGATAACTCATCTGCGATTGCAGGAGATTGTAAATTGGATACAAAACCACAGCCGCAATGGGTAAATAATTGGTTGAATGATAATTTAAGAAATAAAATTTATTATGATTGGGCAAGAATGATTGCTCTTAAAAAAACTGAGGCAGTATTTTTGGGTACAGCAACTATGATTAATGCATCTAGCTTAACACCAAATATTAAAATCACCAATAGTGCTTTGGCAGATACAGAACTTAAAAACGTTCTCATTATAGCCAATTTTGATGTAATTGCGAAAGATGTAGCAACAGGATTTCAAAACACAGGAACATGGTATAATTTAATGAACAATGCTTCTTATAACGTGATCGATGCGAATGCTACGATTAATTTGCAGCCAGGTGAATATAGAATATATGGCAATAAAGCTAGTGTGTTAGGAACAACTGATTTTGAAGTTTTAAATGATATTTATATTTATCCAAATCCAGCATCGACTTATTTCACTTTAAATACCAATACTTCTAAAGTTCAAATTTTTTCTATTACGGGGCAATTAGTTAAATCGTTCGATAAAAATCAAACAATAGATCATCATTATGGCATAGGAGATTTAAATGATGGAATGTATTTTATAAGAGTGTATAATGATAAGAATCAGGTAAAAGTGATGAAGTTTATCAAGAAATAA
- a CDS encoding type III pantothenate kinase: MILTIDVGNTRIKGAVFESNNVLEYCVFSKDEVQKNIEIILKKYQEITHLVVASVGSVEKQFFLHFEKMVEVWFVSHEDSFPFVNNYATPKTLGIDRMVLAAGATLQFKGQNRLIIDAGTCVTYDFVDQNDVYLGGAISPGLRLRYEALHHYTEKLPLLDVTDPNHFIGKSTAESIHSGIVNGLVHEISGFIDEYSAQYSNFIIILTGGDTEFLAKRLKNTIFANSNFLLEGLNQLFQYKIKND; this comes from the coding sequence ATGATTTTAACCATTGATGTCGGGAATACCAGAATTAAAGGTGCTGTTTTTGAGTCTAATAACGTTTTGGAATATTGTGTTTTTTCGAAAGATGAGGTTCAGAAAAATATCGAAATTATTTTAAAAAAATATCAGGAAATTACTCATTTGGTTGTTGCTTCAGTCGGGAGTGTAGAAAAACAATTCTTTTTGCACTTTGAAAAAATGGTTGAGGTATGGTTTGTTTCCCATGAAGACTCTTTTCCGTTTGTAAATAATTATGCTACTCCAAAAACCCTAGGTATAGATAGAATGGTATTGGCAGCCGGAGCAACGCTACAATTTAAAGGTCAAAATCGCTTAATTATAGATGCAGGAACATGTGTGACTTATGATTTTGTAGACCAAAATGATGTATATCTTGGGGGAGCAATTTCTCCGGGATTGCGTTTGCGTTATGAAGCTTTGCATCATTATACAGAAAAGCTTCCGTTGCTGGATGTAACAGATCCAAATCACTTTATAGGGAAGTCTACTGCAGAGTCAATTCATTCAGGAATTGTAAACGGATTAGTACATGAGATTAGTGGTTTTATTGATGAATATAGTGCTCAGTATTCAAATTTTATAATAATTTTAACGGGAGGGGACACAGAATTTTTGGCTAAACGATTAAAAAATACCATATTTGCCAATTCAAATTTTCTTTTAGAGGGTTTGAATCAACTTTTTCAATATAAAATCAAAAATGATTAA
- the lptC gene encoding LPS export ABC transporter periplasmic protein LptC — protein MIFYKRYFLFPVSLTLAIGMAMGCESNFKEVRQNDYSEFVPSGDADNVNLKYTDSGKIKSILISPKMLDYANVDFAFTEFPKGIDVTIFDNKAKKTFIRSNYAVSYKATSIIDLQGKVKITSEDGQMLETEQLYFDQKNQWFYTEKKFKLTDAKGSSTGQGIDFSKDFKIINSQRIEGEIESSE, from the coding sequence ATGATTTTTTATAAAAGATATTTCTTGTTTCCGGTCTCACTAACTTTAGCGATAGGTATGGCTATGGGATGTGAGAGTAATTTTAAGGAAGTAAGACAAAATGATTACTCGGAGTTTGTTCCTAGTGGCGATGCTGATAATGTGAATTTAAAATATACAGATTCAGGTAAAATTAAATCAATTTTGATAAGTCCAAAAATGTTGGATTATGCAAACGTAGATTTTGCTTTTACAGAATTTCCAAAAGGAATTGATGTAACCATTTTTGATAACAAAGCAAAGAAAACTTTTATTAGATCGAATTATGCGGTTTCGTATAAAGCAACCAGTATAATAGATTTGCAGGGAAAAGTTAAAATCACTTCCGAAGATGGGCAAATGCTGGAAACGGAACAATTGTATTTTGATCAAAAAAATCAATGGTTTTACACCGAAAAAAAATTTAAGTTAACAGATGCTAAAGGAAGTTCAACGGGTCAAGGAATTGATTTTAGTAAAGACTTTAAAATAATAAATTCGCAACGAATAGAAGGGGAAATAGAATCCTCAGAATAA